Proteins encoded within one genomic window of Chthonomonadales bacterium:
- a CDS encoding class II fructose-bisphosphate aldolase, producing the protein MPLASTQAMVRAARAGRYAVGAFEPYGPDQILATVAAAEDERAPVILQFWSEVIETWGVGTLMAVAREAARRARVPVAVHLDHCTDEALIEECLEAGLSSVMFDGSRLPLEENVARTRAVVRRAHAAGADVEAELGIIGALADYASPEEAMEAARELLTTPEQAAAFVRETGVDILAPAVGSVHGCPFPMARLDIARIAAIAEATGVPLALHGGSGIPPAQVEAAIAAGIAKVNVDAEVRGAYIAALRESVEAIGRGTNDWEDLARWPRAAREATRRAVRARIGSTGSAGRAGQGAAARV; encoded by the coding sequence GTGCCGCTAGCAAGCACTCAGGCCATGGTGCGTGCCGCGCGGGCCGGCCGCTACGCGGTCGGCGCGTTCGAGCCGTACGGGCCGGACCAGATCCTGGCGACGGTGGCCGCAGCCGAGGACGAGCGCGCGCCCGTCATTCTACAGTTCTGGTCCGAGGTGATTGAGACGTGGGGCGTCGGCACCCTGATGGCCGTAGCGCGCGAGGCTGCCCGCCGCGCGCGGGTGCCGGTGGCCGTGCACCTCGACCACTGTACGGACGAGGCCCTGATCGAGGAGTGTCTGGAGGCCGGCCTCTCGAGCGTGATGTTCGACGGCTCGCGGCTGCCGCTGGAGGAGAACGTGGCTCGGACGCGGGCCGTCGTGCGCCGCGCCCACGCGGCGGGGGCCGACGTGGAGGCCGAGCTCGGGATCATCGGAGCGCTTGCGGATTACGCTTCGCCCGAGGAGGCGATGGAGGCGGCCCGCGAGCTGCTGACCACGCCCGAGCAAGCCGCCGCGTTCGTGCGCGAGACGGGCGTGGACATCCTGGCGCCGGCCGTCGGCTCCGTCCACGGCTGCCCATTCCCGATGGCCCGCCTCGACATCGCGCGCATCGCGGCCATCGCAGAGGCGACCGGTGTGCCGCTGGCCCTGCACGGTGGGTCGGGCATTCCGCCCGCGCAGGTGGAGGCAGCCATCGCGGCCGGGATCGCGAAGGTGAACGTGGACGCCGAGGTGCGCGGCGCCTACATCGCGGCGCTGCGCGAGTCCGTCGAGGCGATCGGGCGTGGGACGAACGACTGGGAGGACCTGGCGCGCTGGCCGCGAGCGGCGCGCGAGGCGACTCGCAGGGCGGTCCGCGCCCGCATCGGTTCCACCGGCTCGGCCGGGCGGGCCGGGCAGGGGGCGGCCGCGCGGGTATAA
- a CDS encoding inositol oxygenase yields the protein MEPNETSAHSEPVALIEAWEESLRQRYPPPGPASDRPRRAFRDYEAGARPVVRAFYLENHARQTLETVLDRKREFLRLNRRRMTVWQAMEYLNTLVDDSDPDTDLSQIEHLMQTAEAIRRDGQPRWFVLAGLIHDLGKVLCLFGEPQWAVVGDTFPVGCAFSERIVHHAFFDANPDSRRPEYSTPCGIYREGCGLDAVHLSWGHDEYLYQVVRGRLPDPALYMIRYHSFYPWHREGAYTHLTNEQDRKMLAWVRAFNPYDLYSKGESRPNVEALRPYYDDLIAEFLPGELAW from the coding sequence ATGGAGCCGAACGAGACGTCCGCGCACAGCGAGCCCGTTGCCCTCATCGAGGCGTGGGAGGAGAGCTTGCGCCAGCGGTACCCACCACCCGGGCCGGCATCCGACCGGCCCCGACGGGCGTTTCGGGACTACGAGGCCGGGGCGCGGCCCGTGGTTCGCGCCTTCTACCTGGAGAACCATGCGCGCCAGACACTCGAGACCGTGCTGGACAGGAAGCGCGAGTTCCTGCGCCTGAACCGCCGACGCATGACGGTGTGGCAGGCCATGGAGTACCTGAACACGCTGGTAGACGACAGCGACCCGGACACCGACCTCTCCCAGATCGAGCACCTGATGCAGACCGCCGAGGCCATTCGGCGCGACGGGCAGCCGCGCTGGTTCGTGCTGGCCGGCCTCATCCACGATCTCGGCAAGGTGCTCTGCCTGTTCGGCGAGCCGCAGTGGGCCGTCGTCGGCGACACCTTCCCCGTCGGGTGCGCCTTCTCCGAGCGGATCGTGCACCACGCGTTCTTCGACGCCAACCCCGACTCGCGTCGCCCCGAGTACTCCACTCCCTGCGGCATCTACCGCGAGGGCTGCGGCCTGGACGCCGTGCACCTCTCCTGGGGCCACGACGAGTATCTCTACCAGGTCGTTCGCGGTCGTCTGCCCGATCCCGCGCTCTACATGATCCGGTACCACTCCTTCTACCCGTGGCACCGGGAGGGAGCCTACACCCACCTGACGAATGAGCAAGACCGGAAGATGCTCGCCTGGGTGCGCGCGTTCAACCCCTACGACCTCTACTCCAAGGGTGAGTCGCGGCCGAATGTGGAGGCGCTGCGCCCCTACTACGACGACCTGATCGCGGAGTTCCTGCCTGGCGAGCTCGCGTGGTAG
- a CDS encoding GHMP kinase, which yields MDILRASAPGRVCLFGEHQDYLGLPVVAAAVDLRIAVEGAPRDASGFGVDMPDIGQRADLSVDAELPYATRRDYLRSAVNVLRRRGVRWPRGYDVTLRGDIPINAGVSSSSAMVVMWLRFLLAAGGGPEPEPEDLARLAYEAEVTEFGEPGGMMDHFCAALGGLLWIDTVPPFGAVRLSCDLGGVILGNSLEPKATVETLGRARAQVAEGARMLGERYPGFDLARTPLAAVEDELRRLPADPARRLRANLVNRDLCAAGRGALERSDAGEVGRLLTRHHAELRDGLDLSTVKIERMREAALAAGALGAKINGSGGGGCMFALAPGKEEAVAEAIRREGGVPYRVRVDRGAALDP from the coding sequence ATGGACATCCTGCGCGCGAGCGCTCCCGGCCGCGTGTGCCTCTTTGGCGAGCACCAGGACTATCTCGGTCTACCCGTGGTTGCCGCCGCCGTCGATCTGCGAATCGCGGTCGAGGGCGCGCCGCGCGACGCCTCCGGCTTCGGCGTCGATATGCCCGACATCGGCCAACGCGCCGATCTGAGCGTCGACGCCGAACTTCCTTACGCCACCCGCCGTGACTACCTTCGCTCGGCCGTAAACGTCCTCCGCCGTCGCGGCGTCCGGTGGCCGCGCGGCTACGACGTCACGCTGCGCGGCGACATCCCCATCAACGCCGGCGTCAGCAGCTCTTCCGCCATGGTCGTCATGTGGCTGCGCTTCCTGCTGGCGGCGGGAGGCGGGCCCGAACCTGAGCCCGAAGACCTCGCGCGCCTGGCCTACGAGGCCGAGGTCACCGAGTTCGGCGAGCCTGGCGGGATGATGGACCACTTCTGCGCGGCGCTGGGCGGCCTGCTGTGGATCGACACGGTCCCGCCGTTTGGCGCGGTGCGGCTATCCTGCGATCTGGGAGGGGTGATCCTCGGCAACTCGCTGGAGCCGAAGGCAACGGTGGAGACGCTGGGGCGCGCTCGCGCGCAGGTGGCCGAAGGGGCGCGAATGCTGGGCGAGCGGTACCCCGGATTCGACCTGGCCCGCACGCCCCTTGCGGCGGTCGAGGACGAGTTGCGTCGTCTCCCGGCGGACCCGGCCCGGCGACTCCGGGCCAATCTGGTGAACCGCGACCTCTGCGCGGCTGGAAGGGGCGCGCTCGAGCGCTCCGATGCCGGGGAGGTCGGCCGGTTGCTGACGCGCCACCACGCCGAGCTCCGCGACGGGCTCGACCTCTCGACGGTCAAGATCGAGCGCATGCGGGAGGCCGCCCTGGCCGCGGGCGCGCTGGGCGCGAAGATCAACGGCTCCGGGGGCGGCGGGTGCATGTTCGCCCTCGCTCCCGGCAAGGAGGAGGCCGTCGCCGAGGCGATCCGGCGCGAGGGCGGCGTGCCCTACCGCGTCCGCGTCGATCGCGGCGCGGCGCTCGATCCCTGA
- the lepB gene encoding signal peptidase I — MALVVLTAARLALRWAARSRERRAALLATSDAVEAALIAAALLFLVVDPFVLQAYNIPSASMRPTLAPHDHVVVDRLSYRLGRPARQEIAVCLAPPQALGPGEPAPRRDIVKRIVGLAGDVVEVREGHVLVNGRPLARPAGASAPVRDFEALLVPPGMVFVMGDNPAHSLDSRAWGALGADRLVGRVVAIIWPPGRAGAVR, encoded by the coding sequence ATGGCTCTCGTTGTCCTCACGGCGGCGCGCCTGGCCCTGCGCTGGGCCGCGCGCTCGCGCGAGCGGCGCGCTGCATTGCTTGCCACCTCCGACGCCGTCGAGGCGGCCCTGATCGCCGCCGCGCTGCTCTTCCTGGTCGTCGACCCCTTCGTCCTTCAGGCCTACAACATCCCCAGCGCCTCCATGCGACCCACCCTGGCGCCGCATGACCATGTGGTCGTCGACCGGCTCTCCTACCGCCTGGGCAGGCCAGCCCGCCAGGAGATTGCTGTGTGCCTGGCCCCGCCGCAGGCGCTCGGCCCGGGCGAGCCCGCCCCCAGGCGCGACATCGTGAAGCGCATCGTGGGGTTGGCGGGCGACGTCGTGGAGGTGCGCGAGGGCCACGTGCTGGTGAACGGCCGCCCGCTGGCGCGCCCGGCCGGCGCGTCGGCTCCCGTCCGCGACTTCGAGGCGCTCCTGGTGCCGCCGGGCATGGTGTTCGTGATGGGCGACAACCCCGCGCACAGTCTTGACAGCCGTGCCTGGGGCGCCCTCGGCGCCGATCGGCTGGTCGGACGCGTGGTCGCGATCATCTGGCCGCCCGGGCGCGCCGGCGCCGTGCGCTAG
- a CDS encoding Gfo/Idh/MocA family oxidoreductase gives MSDPHVAPPLRLGIVGCGGARRSYGPVLRLVDGLEVAALMDVDTTAARAWARVLGGPPVLWEFDRLLREAPLDALLITSPLAVRWEQACAALEAGVHVLCEVPLARSVAECDQLLAAATRGRALLMPAFARRFERAFGCVRESVAVGELGERLQARCDWSFYSPWGERRVALRTWQGVFREHAHQTVDLCRWWLDEVETVSADVDEMDGALRAADQANLILTHSGGISVHHISRTTRRSPVEQYILEGTGGSLHLSFGTGWSHDSSEPCRVTRQLHGEEPEDLTPASLPRLEEEIRRHHPYKLLLDRFVAAARDNEAPGITGTDGRKALEVLEAARMSTVERAKIALPLSPTGIGPRGFRDVYEPV, from the coding sequence TTGTCAGACCCTCACGTAGCTCCGCCGCTGCGCCTCGGCATCGTGGGATGCGGCGGGGCACGCCGGAGCTACGGCCCCGTGCTGCGGTTGGTCGACGGCCTGGAGGTCGCCGCGCTGATGGACGTGGACACGACGGCCGCGCGCGCATGGGCGCGCGTGCTCGGCGGGCCGCCCGTGCTCTGGGAGTTCGACCGCCTCCTGCGCGAGGCGCCCCTCGATGCCCTGCTCATCACCTCGCCGCTCGCCGTCCGGTGGGAGCAGGCCTGCGCGGCCCTCGAGGCCGGCGTGCACGTTCTGTGCGAGGTGCCCCTGGCGCGCTCGGTGGCGGAGTGCGACCAACTCCTGGCGGCGGCGACCAGGGGGCGCGCCCTGCTCATGCCGGCTTTCGCCAGGCGATTCGAGCGCGCGTTCGGCTGCGTCCGCGAGTCGGTCGCGGTGGGTGAGCTCGGCGAGAGACTACAGGCACGGTGCGACTGGTCGTTCTACTCGCCGTGGGGCGAACGGCGCGTCGCGCTGCGCACATGGCAGGGGGTGTTCCGGGAGCACGCGCACCAGACGGTCGATCTGTGCCGCTGGTGGCTGGACGAGGTAGAGACCGTGAGCGCCGACGTGGACGAGATGGACGGCGCGCTGCGCGCCGCCGACCAGGCCAACCTGATCCTCACGCACTCTGGCGGCATCTCGGTGCACCACATCTCGCGGACCACGCGGCGCAGCCCCGTGGAGCAGTACATCCTGGAGGGAACGGGCGGCTCGCTGCATCTGAGCTTCGGAACCGGCTGGAGCCACGACTCCTCGGAGCCGTGCCGCGTGACGCGCCAACTCCACGGCGAGGAGCCCGAGGACCTGACTCCGGCTTCGCTTCCGCGACTCGAGGAGGAGATCCGGCGCCACCACCCCTACAAGCTCCTGCTCGATCGGTTCGTCGCGGCGGCGCGCGACAACGAAGCGCCGGGCATCACCGGCACCGACGGCCGTAAGGCGCTGGAGGTGCTCGAAGCGGCCCGCATGTCGACGGTCGAGCGCGCCAAGATCGCGTTGCCCCTCAGCCCGACCGGCATCGGCCCGCGCGGCTTTCGCGACGTCTACGAGCCGGTCTAG
- a CDS encoding alpha-mannosidase codes for MHKHPQQTLARVERFVTRELRDRLWLRQAPMDAAVWRPGGRAAPPDAPGQTYQSVEPGFTWGPVWSDAWFRFSGRVPDDWAGEVVCARIDCGAEAIVWDGDDPRQGIDGNHGEYLLEGSAEPGHEVTLYVRANGMNPHVSVDARPQEPPAEPFRFGHAFLAAYDADLWALYHDMKVAWLVLREQPEDSPRRGQLLYALNAAVNAFDAEDRSTVARCRQIVAAVYQRPACPSAHSISAIGHAHIDTAWLWPLERTQQKCLHTFATATRYMELYPEYRFVCSQAQQYEWVKRLAPKLYERIRERIAAGQWEVAGSMWVEADCNITGGESLVRQVLHGKRFWMREFGIETRDLWLPDVFGYAACLPQILRKSGVDCFMTQKISWNQTNRFPHHTFLWEGIDGTRIFTHFPPAETYNASMTPAELAFSVRNFREHDRATRSLYVFGYGDGGGGPTTEMLENARRLADVEGMPRVTLERSGDFFAKAIEDAVDPPVWAGELYLELHRGTYTTQARTKRGNRKGEFLLRDAEFLSCVRPAGLRVYPAESLDRAWKLLLVNQFHDIIPGSSVNEVYRDAERDYAEVARLGEEAVGEALRDIADAVDTRGMERPVLVARNYDKWITGEPVRVALPEGAGATSARYGGSLTPAQVVEQDGARWALFQEQSILEGHGYAVYELSNEPTGEPNTFTVGPRLLDNALLRVEFDERGQISRIYDNLRRREVLAPGAVANQLQLFDDRPLFWDAWDVDLFSQETGKVVTDLESVEVVEAGPVRGAIRLTRRFGRSSLVQTVRLARDHNRLEFVTEVDWHEDRKMLKAAFPVAIHSARATYEIQYGSVERPTHRNTSWDLARFEVAAQKWVDLSEGDYGVALLNDCKYGHDVVGNTLRVTLLRAPKAPDPEADMGLHRFVYALLPHYGDHRRGGVVDHAYRLNAPPRALSLPGGRPGPLQPEMIFFRTDREGVIIEAIKRAEDEDAIIVRLYEAHNTRGDLRLHTSLPVRSAHLCDMLERDQEALPVSEGWVSLRVRPFEIHTVKLRLGG; via the coding sequence ATGCACAAGCACCCGCAGCAGACCCTCGCGCGCGTTGAGCGGTTTGTCACTCGAGAGCTGCGAGATCGGCTCTGGCTGCGGCAGGCGCCGATGGACGCAGCCGTGTGGCGTCCCGGTGGCCGCGCCGCGCCCCCCGACGCGCCCGGCCAGACCTACCAGTCGGTGGAGCCCGGCTTCACCTGGGGGCCGGTCTGGTCGGACGCCTGGTTTCGCTTCTCCGGCCGTGTGCCGGATGACTGGGCGGGCGAGGTCGTGTGCGCTCGCATCGACTGCGGCGCCGAGGCCATCGTCTGGGATGGTGACGACCCCCGACAGGGGATCGATGGCAACCACGGGGAGTACCTGCTGGAGGGCTCGGCTGAGCCGGGCCACGAGGTGACGCTCTACGTGCGGGCCAACGGCATGAACCCGCACGTCAGCGTGGACGCCCGGCCCCAGGAGCCGCCAGCGGAGCCGTTTCGGTTCGGCCATGCCTTCCTGGCGGCCTACGACGCCGACCTCTGGGCGCTCTACCACGACATGAAGGTGGCCTGGCTCGTGCTGCGCGAGCAGCCGGAGGACAGCCCGCGCCGCGGCCAGCTTCTTTACGCGCTGAACGCCGCGGTCAACGCGTTCGACGCGGAGGACCGATCCACCGTCGCCCGCTGCAGGCAGATCGTCGCCGCCGTCTACCAGCGTCCCGCGTGCCCTTCCGCGCACAGCATCAGCGCCATCGGCCACGCCCACATCGACACGGCCTGGCTCTGGCCTCTCGAGCGCACGCAGCAGAAGTGTCTGCATACCTTCGCGACCGCCACGCGCTACATGGAGCTCTACCCCGAGTACCGCTTCGTGTGCTCGCAGGCCCAGCAGTACGAGTGGGTGAAGCGGTTGGCGCCGAAGCTCTACGAGCGCATCCGTGAGCGCATCGCCGCCGGACAGTGGGAGGTGGCCGGGTCGATGTGGGTGGAGGCGGACTGCAACATCACCGGCGGGGAATCGCTCGTGCGGCAGGTGCTGCACGGCAAGCGGTTCTGGATGCGCGAGTTCGGTATCGAGACGCGCGATCTCTGGCTCCCTGACGTCTTCGGCTACGCGGCCTGCCTGCCCCAGATCCTGCGCAAGTCGGGCGTCGACTGCTTCATGACGCAGAAGATCAGCTGGAACCAGACCAACCGGTTTCCCCATCACACGTTCCTATGGGAGGGCATCGACGGCACGCGCATCTTCACCCACTTCCCGCCGGCCGAGACGTACAACGCCAGCATGACGCCGGCCGAACTGGCCTTCAGCGTGCGCAACTTCCGCGAGCATGACCGCGCCACGCGCTCGCTCTATGTGTTCGGCTACGGCGACGGGGGCGGCGGGCCGACGACGGAGATGCTGGAGAACGCCCGGCGCCTGGCGGACGTGGAAGGGATGCCACGAGTGACGCTGGAGCGATCTGGCGACTTCTTCGCGAAGGCTATCGAGGACGCCGTGGACCCGCCGGTCTGGGCCGGCGAGCTCTACCTGGAGCTGCACCGTGGCACCTACACCACGCAGGCGCGCACCAAGCGCGGCAACCGCAAGGGGGAGTTCCTCTTGCGAGACGCCGAGTTTCTCTCGTGCGTCCGCCCGGCCGGTCTGCGCGTCTATCCGGCCGAGTCGCTGGACCGCGCCTGGAAGCTCTTGCTCGTCAACCAGTTCCACGACATCATCCCGGGCTCGTCGGTGAACGAGGTCTACCGCGACGCCGAGCGCGACTACGCCGAGGTTGCCCGCCTTGGCGAGGAGGCCGTGGGCGAGGCGCTGCGGGACATCGCCGACGCGGTCGACACGCGCGGCATGGAGAGGCCCGTGCTCGTGGCGCGCAACTACGACAAGTGGATCACCGGCGAGCCGGTGCGCGTTGCGCTGCCGGAGGGCGCGGGGGCCACCAGCGCGAGGTATGGGGGCTCGCTCACGCCGGCCCAGGTCGTCGAGCAAGATGGGGCCCGATGGGCCCTGTTCCAGGAGCAGAGCATCCTGGAGGGGCATGGCTACGCGGTCTATGAGCTCTCAAATGAGCCCACCGGCGAGCCCAACACCTTCACGGTCGGCCCGCGCCTGCTCGACAACGCGTTGCTGCGCGTGGAGTTCGACGAGCGCGGCCAGATCAGCCGCATCTATGACAACCTGCGCCGGCGCGAGGTGCTCGCGCCGGGCGCCGTGGCCAACCAGCTCCAGTTGTTCGATGACAGGCCGCTCTTCTGGGATGCATGGGATGTCGATCTCTTCTCACAGGAGACCGGCAAGGTCGTCACGGATCTGGAGAGCGTCGAGGTGGTGGAGGCCGGCCCCGTGCGCGGGGCGATCCGTCTCACGCGCCGCTTCGGCAGGTCAAGCCTCGTGCAGACGGTGCGCCTGGCGCGCGATCACAACCGCCTGGAGTTCGTGACCGAGGTGGACTGGCACGAGGATCGAAAGATGCTCAAGGCCGCCTTTCCGGTCGCCATCCACAGCGCGCGCGCCACCTACGAGATCCAGTACGGCAGCGTCGAGCGCCCGACCCACCGTAACACGAGCTGGGACCTGGCCCGCTTCGAGGTGGCCGCCCAAAAGTGGGTGGATCTGAGCGAGGGCGACTACGGCGTGGCGCTGCTGAACGACTGCAAGTACGGTCACGACGTGGTGGGGAACACGCTCCGGGTCACGCTGCTGCGCGCCCCGAAGGCGCCGGATCCGGAGGCCGACATGGGGCTCCACCGGTTCGTGTACGCGCTCCTCCCACACTACGGCGACCATCGACGTGGCGGCGTGGTCGACCACGCCTATCGCCTCAACGCGCCGCCGCGCGCTCTCTCGCTCCCGGGCGGCAGGCCCGGCCCGCTGCAGCCCGAGATGATCTTCTTTCGAACGGACCGCGAGGGCGTCATCATCGAGGCGATCAAGCGGGCCGAGGACGAGGACGCCATCATCGTGCGTCTCTATGAAGCGCACAACACGCGCGGCGACCTGCGGCTTCACACCTCGCTGCCAGTGCGCAGCGCTCATCTGTGCGACATGCTGGAGCGCGACCAGGAGGCGCTGCCGGTGTCCGAGGGCTGGGTCAGCCTGCGGGTCCGGCCGTTCGAGATCCACACCGTAAAGCTGCGGCTCGGCGGCTGA
- the sucD gene encoding succinate--CoA ligase subunit alpha — MSIMVDAGTRVIVQGITGREGSFHTAQMLEYGTAIVGGVVPGKGGTRAVGGVPVFNTLQAAVEATGATASILFVPARFAADAILEAVSCRLETVVAITEGIPTQDMIPVVRASREAGTRLIGPNCPGVISPGQCKLGIMPGETFSPGRVGLVSRSGTLTYEIVDELTRAGLGQSTCVGIGGDPILGTTFADVLPLFEADPWTDAIVLVGEIGGSDEESAAAMCGGMRTPVVGFIGGRTAPPGKRMGHAGAIISGRTGTPQAKVEALEAAGVPVAEATHDIPELVRRALANAT; from the coding sequence ATGAGCATCATGGTGGACGCCGGCACGCGCGTCATCGTTCAGGGCATTACGGGAAGGGAAGGGTCGTTCCACACGGCCCAGATGCTGGAGTACGGCACCGCGATCGTCGGGGGCGTGGTGCCCGGCAAGGGCGGCACTCGGGCGGTGGGCGGCGTGCCGGTGTTCAACACGCTTCAGGCTGCCGTCGAGGCGACGGGCGCCACGGCATCCATTCTCTTCGTTCCCGCGCGCTTCGCTGCCGACGCCATCCTCGAGGCGGTCTCCTGCCGGCTCGAGACCGTGGTGGCCATTACCGAGGGGATCCCGACACAGGACATGATCCCGGTGGTGCGCGCCTCGCGCGAGGCGGGGACACGCCTGATCGGCCCCAACTGCCCCGGCGTCATCTCGCCGGGGCAGTGCAAGCTCGGCATCATGCCGGGGGAGACCTTCTCGCCGGGCCGTGTCGGGCTCGTCTCGCGATCTGGCACCCTGACCTACGAGATCGTGGACGAGCTGACCCGCGCGGGCCTCGGCCAGTCCACCTGCGTGGGCATCGGCGGCGATCCGATCCTGGGCACCACCTTTGCCGACGTGCTGCCTCTTTTCGAGGCCGACCCGTGGACCGACGCGATCGTGCTCGTGGGCGAGATCGGCGGATCGGACGAGGAGAGCGCCGCGGCGATGTGCGGCGGCATGCGGACGCCCGTGGTCGGCTTCATCGGCGGCCGGACGGCGCCGCCTGGTAAGCGCATGGGCCATGCCGGCGCCATCATCAGCGGCCGCACCGGCACGCCCCAGGCGAAGGTCGAGGCGCTCGAGGCCGCGGGCGTTCCGGTGGCGGAGGCGACGCACGACATCCCGGAGCTGGTGCGGCGCGCGCTGGCCAACGCAACCTGA
- a CDS encoding DUF1080 domain-containing protein has protein sequence MNAHTLTVATLGCALLLAPLARGQADTRPVRPPRGAITLFDGKSASAWKHRDSDRPFAWTLVDGAMEVSPGAPDVLTRREFGDFQLHIEFNVPHMPDARGQARGNSGVYLQGRYEVQVLDSYENPTYANGSCGSIYGQKEPDRNVARPPGEWQTYDITFRAPRLGDDGTVRERPRVTLVWNGVKVHDNVEITLPNTVAGLGGAVPAVGPVMLQNHGCKVRYRNIWIKPLKLK, from the coding sequence ATGAACGCACACACTCTCACCGTGGCCACCCTCGGCTGCGCACTGCTTCTCGCCCCATTGGCGCGTGGCCAGGCGGACACCCGGCCCGTCCGGCCCCCGCGCGGCGCGATCACGCTGTTCGACGGCAAGAGCGCCTCCGCCTGGAAGCATCGCGACTCGGATAGGCCGTTCGCCTGGACGCTCGTCGACGGAGCGATGGAGGTCAGCCCCGGCGCGCCCGACGTCCTTACCCGGCGCGAGTTTGGCGACTTCCAGCTTCACATCGAGTTCAACGTTCCGCATATGCCGGATGCCCGGGGCCAGGCCCGCGGGAACAGCGGCGTCTACCTTCAGGGACGCTACGAGGTCCAGGTTCTGGACTCGTATGAGAACCCGACGTATGCAAACGGGAGCTGCGGCTCCATCTACGGCCAGAAGGAGCCGGACAGGAACGTCGCGCGCCCGCCGGGCGAGTGGCAGACCTACGACATCACGTTCCGCGCGCCGCGCCTGGGCGACGATGGGACCGTGCGCGAGCGACCTCGCGTCACGCTCGTGTGGAACGGGGTGAAGGTGCACGACAACGTGGAGATCACGCTCCCCAACACGGTGGCCGGCCTGGGCGGGGCCGTGCCAGCGGTCGGCCCCGTCATGTTGCAGAACCACGGATGCAAGGTCCGTTACCGCAACATCTGGATCAAGCCGCTCAAGCTGAAGTAG
- a CDS encoding malate dehydrogenase, with product MYLTDKKVAVMGAAGAIGSNLVQDLLSTGTASVIAMYDPFASGLEGAAEEIYHCAYPGARVAWTTDPGEALEGASYVISSGGAPRKEGMTREDLLRGNCEIARDLGRSIRQHAPDAELVVVIFNPADITGLTTLVYSGLKPGYVSTLAALDSTRLQTRLAQHFGVAQDVVAGCATYGGHGEKMAVFKAGIRVAGVALTDILAGATANGRSLTAETWAAIQDNVRSGGARIIKLRGRSSYQSPSHQSVQMLRARIQGSDYPWPCGAYFADGPYRGVMMAADARFTAEGIVGSVPRGSEDDMAALRESYEHLCALRDEVVAAGILPPPGEWRTLNPNL from the coding sequence ATGTATCTCACCGATAAGAAGGTCGCCGTGATGGGAGCGGCGGGCGCCATCGGCTCGAACCTGGTGCAGGACCTGCTCTCCACCGGCACGGCCAGCGTGATCGCGATGTACGACCCGTTCGCTTCGGGCCTGGAGGGGGCGGCCGAGGAGATCTACCACTGTGCCTACCCCGGTGCGCGCGTCGCCTGGACCACGGACCCGGGCGAGGCGCTGGAGGGCGCCTCCTACGTCATCTCGTCCGGCGGCGCGCCGCGCAAGGAGGGGATGACGCGTGAGGACCTCCTGCGCGGAAACTGCGAGATCGCGCGCGACCTCGGGCGCAGCATCCGTCAGCACGCTCCGGACGCGGAGCTTGTCGTCGTCATCTTCAACCCGGCGGACATCACCGGCCTGACGACCCTCGTCTACTCCGGCCTCAAGCCGGGATACGTGTCGACCCTCGCCGCCCTCGACAGCACCCGTCTCCAGACCCGGCTGGCGCAGCACTTCGGCGTCGCCCAGGACGTCGTGGCCGGCTGCGCCACCTACGGCGGCCATGGCGAGAAGATGGCGGTTTTCAAGGCCGGTATCCGCGTGGCCGGCGTGGCGCTGACCGACATCCTGGCGGGCGCCACGGCGAACGGCCGGTCGCTCACCGCCGAGACCTGGGCCGCGATTCAGGACAACGTGCGGTCCGGCGGCGCGCGCATCATCAAGCTGCGCGGGCGCTCGTCGTACCAATCGCCGTCGCACCAGAGCGTCCAGATGCTGCGGGCACGCATCCAGGGCAGCGACTACCCCTGGCCGTGCGGGGCCTACTTTGCGGATGGACCTTACCGTGGGGTGATGATGGCCGCGGATGCGCGCTTCACCGCCGAGGGCATCGTGGGTAGCGTGCCGCGGGGCAGTGAGGACGACATGGCGGCGCTGCGCGAAAGCTACGAGCACCTGTGCGCGCTGCGCGACGAGGTGGTGGCGGCCGGCATCCTGCCGCCACCGGGAGAGTGGCGCACGCTGAACCCGAACCTCTGA